Genomic segment of Veillonella parvula DSM 2008:
GTAATTCCAAGTTAATATAATTGAAATCATAAGATGAGAGTAGTAGGATGAGAGTATATGTCTAGTAATAAATATATTGATAGTTTAATAGGATTAAGTTTTATATTTGTAATATTCCCTGTAATCCCCATGTCTTTACGAATAGGTTTTTTAGGTGGCGAGTTTTCAGCAAAAGCATCATTTTATACATTATTTATTTGTTTAGTGTATAGTGTATGGCTAAAAAGACATAGTCTACGTCACTATCATTTATATCGGAAAGAAATATTATATATAGCTCTTTTAGGTTTAAGTATTACTGGATCTTTAATTTATGGTTTGATTAATTTCCCTTACTATGATTTAGTTCCTGGCACTAATTATATAAATCATAAATTGGAAGCCATAATTCAATTGATATTTAATGAAACTGCGAGTGAATATACTTTATCAGTCATTCATTTTAGCTTTAGAGTTCTAAAGAATTCCTTGACTCAACTTATTTTTACATTTGGATTTTCTTATTTGATTTTCTATTGGTATAAAAATCGCTCTGAAACAATTACAAAAATAGTAAGTAAGGGTTCATTAATTTCTGCTAGTCTAGTTGTTATTTTTGGTGTTATTGAACTATTTTATTTTGGTAAACAACAATGGGCACTTTCATTATTAACATACATAAGACCTATTGTTCATGCTATTGAGATTAATAATACATGGTGGCCACCATTATTTTGGTCTGAATTTCAAATTCGCTCTCTTTTTCCAGAGCCGTCCTTTCTAGGTATTTATACTGTTATTACAATTCCTTTTATATGGAATGTTATTTTTTCATCTAAGAATAAGAAATTGCTAATCTTTTCCTCCATTCTTTTATTACTTTTAGAAATGATTACTTTATTGGCAAATAGTAGAACGGCAACTGTTTTATTGATAATAGATCATATATTGCTTGTAGTGGCACTTTGTATTCAGTTTAGAAACAAAAAATTTGTAGTACATACAGTTCTTGTAACTTTAATAGGTCTTTTAGCTTTTATAGGAAATATAGTATATACATCTAATGTTCTTTATGTACAAGATACTTCTAATAAAAGTACAACTAGTACAATAGTTAAAAATATATCAACTCAGCAGGTTGCAAATGAAATTAAATCTTATGGGGAAAATAATATTTCTTCACTATCTAAAAAAGACAGGAGAAGTAATAATCAAAGATATGGTGTTATGAAAGCTGACTTAGATATTTTCAAGGAAAATCCATTATTAGGAATTGGGCAAGGATTACGTACCCCATATGTTTTGAATCATTTAGATGAAGATACGTTAAATGGTGCGGAAGTAAAAATGTGGATTGAAAATATTAAAAATAAAGGCCTTATTAATATTTCTATTCCAATGTTGGGAGAATATACCTCTCGTTTATCGGAAACAGGGATCATAAGTTTTTTATTGTTTATGGGACCTATTGTATTCTTACTAGTTAGATTGCTTATTTATGTATTTAAAAATCCAAAAGATATATATATTATATTTTTTACAATTGCTTATATAGAGTCTTTGTTGACAGGGATAGGAACGACTTTAAATGAGCTATATTATTTTTGGATATTATTAGGGTTTGGTTATGCATTAGTATATACGAGAAATTCATATCGCAATAAGGTGGATGAAATTAGTGAATATTAAGATTTTAGTAGCAACACATAAACAATATTGGATGCCTGAAGATTCTGTTTATATGCCGATTCATGTAGGGCGAGAAGGTAAGGTTGATATTGGTTATACAGGGGATCATACAGGAGATAATATATCTTCAAAGAATGCTAATTACTGTGAATTGACGGGCCTCTATTGGGCGTGGAAAAATCTTGATGCAGATTATATTGGTCTCGTTCACTACAGACGTTACTTTACACGTAAAGAGGTACGCTCTGTGGAGGGCAAAAAGAATCAAATTTTAACGGGAGCAGAATGGGAGAAACTGCTTTCACAATATCCTGTAGTAGTAGCAGATAAGCGTAAATATTATATTGAGTCCAATCGTTCTCACTATAATAATGCCCACCATAGCTCAGGACTAGATGCGGCAGAGCAAATCATCGCTGAAAAATATCCCGAATATAGTACTGCTTTCACAAAGGTATGCAATCGCACTTGGGCTCATATGTTCAACATGTTCGTTATGCGTAGAGATTTATTTGATCAATACTGTGAATGGATGTTTTCCATCTTAGAAGAAATCGAAAAACGTGTTGATATTTCTGATTATGATACGTATGAAGCACGTATCTATGGTTTTGTTAGCGAAATCTTGCTTGATGTATGGATTGAAGCTAATAATATTAGCTATAAAGAACAAAATGTATCTTTTATGGAACCTCAAAATTGGATTAAAAAAGGTGGATTATTTTTAAAACGTAAATTATTTGGGAGATAATATACTGACTATGATAAAGGTAATAGAACTTCCTATAGATAAAGATATGGGAGGTTTAACATCTTATGTTCTTCAATTATATAGAATGATTGATAAAAAAGAATTTGAATTAACATTACTGAGTTATGATGATCCTCAAAATTTTGATGTAAATTATAAGGTAGAGACGGTTAGTAGACCGTATTATATTATTCAGTTTTATAAAAAAATGAAGTGCCTACTTTCTGAAGGAAAAGATATCATTCATTTTCATCAATCTTATGTCAATATTATTCCTATTTTGATTGCTAAATTAGCTGGATTTAAAACTATTATTCTACATGCGCATAGCTCTAGTATAGATGATAATCGAAAAATCGTACGCTTTCTAAAGACAGGATTACATAAGGTTGGAAGATTTTTATTACCTTATTTGGTTGATAAGTATATAGGTTGCTCAACTAAGGCATCAGAATGGATGTTTCCTAGAACTTGTATAGATAGTGATTCATATTATTTATTACATAATGCTATTGATTTGGATTTATATGATAGAAATATAAATCTAGGTTTGGAGGTTAGACAAAAATTCAACATTCCTAAGGATGCATTGGTAGTAGGACATATTGGTCGTTTTACACCTGTTAAAAATCACCCTTTTATTATTGATATATTTAAAGAGGTATTAAAACAAAATCCTAATAGTTATTTATTTCTATTGGGGGATGGTGTAGAACGTCATAAGATTGAAAGTCTTGTAAAATCAGCAGCTATATCTGACAAGGTTATTTTTATGGGGTATGTAAATAATACTGTTGAGGTTATGCAAGCTATAGATATTATGATATTACCATCATTATTTGAAGGGCTACCGCTAATTGCTATTGAGTCACAAGCATTAGGCATACCAATATTAGTATCTGATACGATTACACAAGAGGTTGTGTTAACTGATTTATGTATGGCTTTACCAATTGATAATCCTGAACAATGGGCTTATGAGATTATGTCTAAATTTGGTAAGAATAAATATATTGATTATAGATCTAGAATTAAAGAACTAGGTTATGATTCCTGTGTTGCTATAAAGAAGATTGAAAATATATACAAGGGAAAACAATGAGTTTTAAAGATTATATAAAAGAAAATCTACCGTGGATTCGATCTATCTATAGAAAAAGGTTGGCTCCAATCAATTTAATCCATAATATTTTTAATAAGCCAGTAGTTGTTTTACTTTATCATAGAGTTAATTATTTGAATCGTGATTTATTTAATATTAATGTAACTCCTGATAATTTTGAAAGACATATTCACGTCTTAAAAAATCACTACAATGTAATAACTTTTAATGATTTAAAACGCAATGATATAAAGGAACCATCTGTTATTATTACCTTTGACGATGGATATTATGATAATTACAAATATGCCTTTCCAATTTTAAAAAAATATCAAGTTCCAGCGACGATTTTTATAACATCTGGCGGTGTAGATACTGGTAAAGAGTTTTGGTGGGATCAATTAGAAACTGTTTTATTCGAAAATAAAAATTTAAGAGAATTAATTGAGTTAGATATATTAAATCAAAGACATGTATTTGATGTATCTGATGATAAAAAGAGATTACATAGTTTTTATACGTTACACCATATGCTTTTTTCTCTACATCCTAATGAAAGAGATATGATATTAGACAGATGGTATGAATCTTATGGATTGAAGGTTAACCCTAATAATAGGACTATGACTTCATCGGAGTTAATAGAATTATATCAAAGTCAGTTAATTACATTAGGAGCGCATACTATACACCATCCAGCGTTGAAACAAATTAGTAGAGAAGAACAAATACATGAAATACAATCTTCTAAGCTTTTTTTAGAAAATTTGTTACACACGGATATAGATATTTTTGCGTATCCTTTTGGTCATAAAGAAAGTTTTGATCAAGTGACAGAACAAATTGTTCAAGATCTAGGATTCACATATTCAGTTAGTACTAAAAGAGCACAGCTTCATTCTAATACTAATCCATTTTCTATACCTAGATTCGGCATTGAAGACTGGTCAGAAGATGAATTTATACGACAAATGAAGTTAGTATGGTTTGAAAATTAGGGGATTTTTATAATGTTGACTATATCTGAAATTCAAGATCATTTATATATAATGCTTAAAGAGTTTGATTCCTTTTGTAAAGAGAATGATATTAAATATTCGTTATCAGGAGGATCATTATTAGGGGCCATTAGGCATAAAGGTTTTATTCCTTGGGATGATGATATAGACATTTGTTTAAGTCGGCCAGATTATGAAAAATTAATTACTATATTTCCAATGGTTTTAAATAGCGATTACCTGCTTAGATCCATTGAGCGTAATAACTCAAAATATCCTTTTGCACGATTAGAAAAGCTTGATATCAGGATTGAAGATGAGTACAGTAATGCTAATCAGTTTTTATTTATGGATATTATGCCTGTTGATGGATTGCCAAATGATAAAAATGAAGTTATTAGTATCTATAAAAAACGTAAAATTTATAGTAAGATGCTTGAACTGTGTGATGCTAAATTAGGACATGGTAAATCATTTACTAGAGCATTTATCAAGTCTATATTAATTATTTTTGCTAAATGTGTGGGATATAAATATTGGGCTCATAAATTAGATCAATTAGCAAAACAGTATGATTATAATACTTCTGATCATGTAGGCGCTATTACTGGTGGCGTTTATGGTGAAGCTGAATGTATGGTAAAGGATGCTTTTGAAAAACGTGTCCCTATAGAGTTTAGAGATTTAAAATTAGAGGTTTTTTCATGTTACGATACATATTTAAGTAATTTATATGGTCGTAACTATATGGAAATACCACCAGAAGGTAAACGTAAAATATCAAGTATTAGAGCATATGAGATTTAATGTATAGGGGTATAGCATGAATATAGGTATTATTTTTGCTGGAGGAACTGGACAACGCATGAGTTCTACTGGCACACCGAAACAATTGCTAGAAGTTAATGGGAAACCAATATTAGTGTATACGCTAGAACACTTTCAAAATAATAATAATATTGATGGAATTGTTTTAGTAGTATTAGAGTCTATTATTGAAGAGGTTAGTAAATTAGTACAAAAGTATAGTTTGGACAAAGTCAAATCGATTATTCCAGGTGGAAAAACAGGACAGGAGTCGATTTATCTTGGAATTCAAGAGTCTTCAAGACTATATGATGAAGATAGTATAGTTTTATTACATGATGGGGTTAGACCTATTATCTCTAATGAGCTAATTAATACGTGTATATCGTCCACAAAAACATATGGTAATGCCATTACTGTTTCACAAGCTATAGAAACTATTGTTTTAAAAGATAATGAGCTTTCTCATGTAGGGAAAATACTTTCTCGAGATGAATGTTTACTTGCTAAAGCGCCACAATGCTTCTATTTAAAAGATATTTATAAGGCACATGAAAAAGCAAGATCTGAAAACTTGGAGTTCATAGATTCGGCATCTATGATGCAGTTTTATGGGGCTGAACTGTTTACAGTAATAGGACCAGCTGAGAATATTAAGATTACAACACCTATTGATTTTTATACATTTAAGGCTTATTTAGAAGTAAAAAATAGCCTCAATATCATGGGATTATAGGCTGATATTATGCGGACAGTTAGTGCAATTAAGAACATAAATTCCACGTTAATTGTATATGGATTTAATATGGTATTACAGTTTATTATCCGTTTTGTATTACTATATTATTTATCTATTGAATATTTAGGCTTAAATGGCTTATTTGATAATATTTTAACTGTATTATCTCTTACTGAATTGGGCATTGGTCCGGCTATTATATTTAGTTTATATGCTCCTTTAGCTAATCATGATTTAGAAACAGCAAAATCAATCATGAGAATATTTAAAAAAGCATATATTTATATTGGTACACTTATTCTATTCTTAGGATTATGTATATCGCCTTTTGTTCAACATCTTATAAAGGTACCTCCTAATATTGCATATTTAAATATTTTCTTTTTACTCTTTGTTGTTGATACGGGTATTAGTTATTTTTACTCTTATAAAAAATGCTTGCTTATAGCTGACCAAAAACAATATATAGCTAACTATTACAGAGGGATTACTCAACTGATAGGGAGTTTATTCCAAATTGCCTTAGTCATTTTAACTCATAGTTTTTGGGTATATATTATTCTACGTATATGTATGACCTTTTCTGAGAATTTTTTAATAGCTAGAAAAGCCGATCATTTATATTCGTTCTTAAATGAAAAGAATATTCAGCCCTTAAATAAAGATATATACCAAAGTATTATTAGAAATATAAAGGCTTTAATACTTCATAAAATTGGTGGTGTTACTGTTTTTGGAACATCAAATATTATTTTATCAAAATTTGTAGGTTTAAGTGCTGTT
This window contains:
- a CDS encoding O-antigen ligase family protein: MSSNKYIDSLIGLSFIFVIFPVIPMSLRIGFLGGEFSAKASFYTLFICLVYSVWLKRHSLRHYHLYRKEILYIALLGLSITGSLIYGLINFPYYDLVPGTNYINHKLEAIIQLIFNETASEYTLSVIHFSFRVLKNSLTQLIFTFGFSYLIFYWYKNRSETITKIVSKGSLISASLVVIFGVIELFYFGKQQWALSLLTYIRPIVHAIEINNTWWPPLFWSEFQIRSLFPEPSFLGIYTVITIPFIWNVIFSSKNKKLLIFSSILLLLLEMITLLANSRTATVLLIIDHILLVVALCIQFRNKKFVVHTVLVTLIGLLAFIGNIVYTSNVLYVQDTSNKSTTSTIVKNISTQQVANEIKSYGENNISSLSKKDRRSNNQRYGVMKADLDIFKENPLLGIGQGLRTPYVLNHLDEDTLNGAEVKMWIENIKNKGLINISIPMLGEYTSRLSETGIISFLLFMGPIVFLLVRLLIYVFKNPKDIYIIFFTIAYIESLLTGIGTTLNELYYFWILLGFGYALVYTRNSYRNKVDEISEY
- a CDS encoding DUF4422 domain-containing protein yields the protein MNIKILVATHKQYWMPEDSVYMPIHVGREGKVDIGYTGDHTGDNISSKNANYCELTGLYWAWKNLDADYIGLVHYRRYFTRKEVRSVEGKKNQILTGAEWEKLLSQYPVVVADKRKYYIESNRSHYNNAHHSSGLDAAEQIIAEKYPEYSTAFTKVCNRTWAHMFNMFVMRRDLFDQYCEWMFSILEEIEKRVDISDYDTYEARIYGFVSEILLDVWIEANNISYKEQNVSFMEPQNWIKKGGLFLKRKLFGR
- a CDS encoding glycosyltransferase, coding for MIKVIELPIDKDMGGLTSYVLQLYRMIDKKEFELTLLSYDDPQNFDVNYKVETVSRPYYIIQFYKKMKCLLSEGKDIIHFHQSYVNIIPILIAKLAGFKTIILHAHSSSIDDNRKIVRFLKTGLHKVGRFLLPYLVDKYIGCSTKASEWMFPRTCIDSDSYYLLHNAIDLDLYDRNINLGLEVRQKFNIPKDALVVGHIGRFTPVKNHPFIIDIFKEVLKQNPNSYLFLLGDGVERHKIESLVKSAAISDKVIFMGYVNNTVEVMQAIDIMILPSLFEGLPLIAIESQALGIPILVSDTITQEVVLTDLCMALPIDNPEQWAYEIMSKFGKNKYIDYRSRIKELGYDSCVAIKKIENIYKGKQ
- a CDS encoding polysaccharide deacetylase family protein is translated as MSFKDYIKENLPWIRSIYRKRLAPINLIHNIFNKPVVVLLYHRVNYLNRDLFNINVTPDNFERHIHVLKNHYNVITFNDLKRNDIKEPSVIITFDDGYYDNYKYAFPILKKYQVPATIFITSGGVDTGKEFWWDQLETVLFENKNLRELIELDILNQRHVFDVSDDKKRLHSFYTLHHMLFSLHPNERDMILDRWYESYGLKVNPNNRTMTSSELIELYQSQLITLGAHTIHHPALKQISREEQIHEIQSSKLFLENLLHTDIDIFAYPFGHKESFDQVTEQIVQDLGFTYSVSTKRAQLHSNTNPFSIPRFGIEDWSEDEFIRQMKLVWFEN
- a CDS encoding LicD family protein; translated protein: MLTISEIQDHLYIMLKEFDSFCKENDIKYSLSGGSLLGAIRHKGFIPWDDDIDICLSRPDYEKLITIFPMVLNSDYLLRSIERNNSKYPFARLEKLDIRIEDEYSNANQFLFMDIMPVDGLPNDKNEVISIYKKRKIYSKMLELCDAKLGHGKSFTRAFIKSILIIFAKCVGYKYWAHKLDQLAKQYDYNTSDHVGAITGGVYGEAECMVKDAFEKRVPIEFRDLKLEVFSCYDTYLSNLYGRNYMEIPPEGKRKISSIRAYEI
- a CDS encoding IspD/TarI family cytidylyltransferase, translated to MNIGIIFAGGTGQRMSSTGTPKQLLEVNGKPILVYTLEHFQNNNNIDGIVLVVLESIIEEVSKLVQKYSLDKVKSIIPGGKTGQESIYLGIQESSRLYDEDSIVLLHDGVRPIISNELINTCISSTKTYGNAITVSQAIETIVLKDNELSHVGKILSRDECLLAKAPQCFYLKDIYKAHEKARSENLEFIDSASMMQFYGAELFTVIGPAENIKITTPIDFYTFKAYLEVKNSLNIMGL